One genomic segment of Clostridium estertheticum subsp. estertheticum includes these proteins:
- a CDS encoding protease inhibitor I42 family protein, producing MTYEYDNFKSNAIVLGHKIINLIPINENMIIELTESPATGYCWYYTTSDPSIVLLEEKKVFNFNKPNILGGSNQIIWKFKSLNLGECKITFSYYKSWKRESCSLDEFTYIIKVE from the coding sequence TTGACTTACGAATATGATAATTTCAAGTCAAATGCTATAGTTTTAGGCCATAAGATTATAAACCTTATACCTATAAATGAGAATATGATTATTGAACTTACTGAATCCCCAGCAACTGGATATTGCTGGTACTACACCACTTCTGATCCTTCTATTGTACTATTGGAAGAGAAAAAAGTATTTAATTTTAATAAACCTAATATCTTAGGTGGAAGTAATCAAATCATCTGGAAATTTAAATCTTTGAATCTTGGTGAATGTAAAATAACCTTTTCTTATTATAAGAGCTGGAAAAGAGAGTCTTGCTCCTTAGATGAATTCACATACATAATAAAAGTTGAGTAG
- a CDS encoding methionyl aminopeptidase, giving the protein MNKLSRNDVCWCGSGKKYKKCHMDQDVFISNIEEKVGYTIPRDIMKTQEQIEGIRKSCKLTHDVLDIVSERIKVGVTTEEINTWVHEYTVEHNAYPAPLGYGGFPKSVCTSINDVICHGIPCETVLKDGDIVNVDVSCILDGYYGDASRMYIIGEGSKASVDLVRVSKECLDLGIEQVKPFNTLGDIGNAIQQHAESLGYSVVYDYGGHGVGLEFHEEPFVAHIGKKGEGTILLPNMTFTIEPMINIGSPDTRVLDDDWTAVTTDGSLSSQWEHTILVTQTGYEILT; this is encoded by the coding sequence ATGAATAAACTATCACGAAATGATGTGTGTTGGTGTGGAAGTGGCAAAAAATATAAAAAATGTCATATGGATCAAGACGTATTTATAAGCAACATAGAGGAGAAAGTTGGGTATACAATACCTAGAGATATCATGAAAACGCAGGAACAAATAGAAGGTATAAGAAAAAGTTGTAAACTAACTCATGATGTACTAGATATTGTTAGTGAGAGAATAAAAGTGGGAGTAACTACAGAGGAAATTAATACTTGGGTACATGAATATACGGTAGAGCATAATGCATACCCAGCACCATTAGGCTACGGTGGATTCCCCAAGAGTGTATGTACATCAATAAATGATGTAATATGTCATGGTATACCATGTGAAACTGTTCTAAAAGATGGCGATATAGTTAACGTAGATGTATCTTGCATATTAGACGGATATTACGGTGATGCTAGTAGAATGTATATAATAGGAGAGGGTTCAAAAGCATCAGTAGATTTGGTTCGTGTATCAAAGGAATGTCTAGATCTTGGCATAGAACAAGTGAAACCATTTAATACGCTTGGGGACATTGGAAATGCTATTCAGCAACATGCAGAAAGTCTTGGCTATTCTGTAGTTTATGATTATGGTGGTCATGGTGTTGGACTAGAATTCCATGAAGAACCATTTGTAGCTCATATAGGTAAAAAAGGTGAGGGTACAATATTATTACCTAATATGACGTTTACTATTGAGCCTATGATTAATATCGGGAGTCCAGATACAAGAGTACTTGATGATGATTGGACGGCGGTTACAACAGATGGCTCGTTGTCATCTCAATGGGAACATACCATACTTGTTACTCAAACAGGTTATGAGATATTAACCTAA
- a CDS encoding HD-GYP domain-containing protein gives MRLLPIEFAKPGDFLAKTIFDNDGRILLREGVALTDFYLTSIRRLQIFSIYISDEYNEAEIEDVIKPELRQHAIKAIKEAFYSFEKYSLYSTNTNIDEKKVSKEKRTYFDSIGNIAKEIIDEIISKKNVMINLVDIKSMDNYTYQHSVNVAVLSLVLGVQLQLNQNELYTLCIGALLHDIGKTLIPKQIILKPGPLTDEEYKTIKEHTTKGYDFLKGCLEISAPARIVALQHHEKINGCGYPDNIKNKSINKFARIVAIADVYDALTSDRPYSKAMCPNDAVEYIFSHGDTQFDYEMVKVFSKAVVPYPPGTLVKLSTGDIGVVMAVFPNFALRPQVKIIKKGKNSNSNEVGTTVSLISQLDIVIKNIEFAV, from the coding sequence ATGAGACTTTTACCAATTGAATTTGCAAAACCAGGAGATTTTTTGGCTAAAACTATATTTGATAATGATGGAAGAATTCTATTAAGAGAAGGCGTTGCACTAACAGATTTTTACTTGACAAGTATAAGGCGTTTACAAATTTTCTCTATATACATTAGTGATGAATACAACGAAGCTGAAATTGAAGATGTAATAAAACCTGAGTTACGTCAACATGCTATTAAAGCTATAAAAGAGGCTTTTTATAGCTTTGAGAAATATAGTTTATATTCTACTAATACTAACATTGATGAAAAAAAAGTTTCAAAAGAAAAACGAACCTATTTCGACTCTATAGGAAATATTGCCAAAGAAATAATTGACGAGATAATAAGTAAAAAAAATGTAATGATTAACCTAGTAGATATTAAAAGTATGGATAATTACACTTATCAGCATAGTGTAAACGTAGCCGTGCTTTCTCTAGTATTAGGAGTTCAATTACAATTAAATCAAAATGAACTTTATACCTTATGTATAGGCGCATTACTACATGACATAGGCAAAACTCTTATTCCAAAACAAATAATTTTAAAACCCGGTCCCTTAACTGATGAAGAATATAAAACTATAAAAGAACATACCACAAAAGGTTACGATTTTCTAAAAGGATGTTTGGAAATATCTGCTCCTGCTAGAATTGTTGCTCTTCAACACCATGAAAAAATAAACGGGTGCGGATATCCAGATAACATAAAAAATAAATCAATAAATAAATTTGCTAGAATTGTTGCTATTGCAGATGTGTATGATGCACTTACGTCCGATAGGCCCTATAGCAAAGCCATGTGCCCTAATGATGCTGTGGAATATATTTTTTCTCATGGTGATACTCAGTTTGATTACGAAATGGTTAAAGTATTTTCTAAGGCAGTTGTTCCTTATCCCCCTGGAACCCTGGTCAAATTAAGCACTGGTGACATCGGTGTAGTTATGGCTGTATTTCCTAACTTTGCTTTAAGACCACAAGTTAAAATTATAAAGAAAGGAAAAAATTCTAATTCTAATGAAGTCGGCACAACTGTTTCTCTCATTTCACAATTAGATATTGTAATTAAAAATATTGAGTTTGCCGTTTAA
- a CDS encoding response regulator transcription factor has protein sequence MKKILIVEDDISIARLQKDYLEIEGFEVKICNDGVAGLNALKTEEFDLLILDVMLPKIDGFTILRSIQEEKEIPVLMVSAKKDDIDKIKGLSLGADDYITKPFNPSELVARVKSHIRNYERIKNKFNSVVKSSTIIIRGLEIRKDCRQVFVNGIEISLAQKEFDLLLYLAENPNRVFSKVELFEKIWGYDALSDTATVTVHIGRVREKIEKFTSQPQYIETVWGTGYRLRV, from the coding sequence ATGAAAAAAATTTTAATTGTAGAAGATGATATAAGTATTGCTAGGCTTCAAAAAGACTATTTAGAGATTGAAGGGTTTGAAGTTAAAATATGTAATGATGGGGTAGCTGGATTAAATGCTCTGAAAACAGAGGAATTTGATTTGTTAATTCTTGATGTTATGCTTCCTAAAATTGATGGATTTACTATTTTGCGCAGTATTCAAGAGGAGAAGGAAATCCCAGTTTTAATGGTATCTGCGAAAAAAGATGATATTGACAAAATAAAAGGGCTCAGTCTTGGTGCTGATGACTATATTACAAAGCCATTTAACCCAAGTGAATTAGTTGCTAGAGTTAAATCACATATTCGAAATTACGAGCGAATAAAGAATAAATTTAACTCTGTCGTGAAAAGTAGCACTATTATAATAAGGGGACTAGAAATAAGAAAGGATTGTAGGCAGGTATTCGTAAATGGTATTGAAATAAGTTTAGCTCAAAAGGAGTTTGATTTATTACTTTATTTAGCAGAAAACCCTAATAGGGTATTTAGTAAAGTTGAATTATTTGAGAAAATATGGGGATATGATGCTTTATCAGATACTGCCACTGTAACAGTACATATCGGAAGAGTAAGGGAAAAAATAGAAAAATTTACATCTCAGCCTCAATATATTGAAACTGTTTGGGGAACTGGGTACAGGCTTAGGGTATAG
- a CDS encoding sensor histidine kinase, protein MNIKKRLIFSNTVTVIVPFVITIVAAVLFIFISSTIFKKDVGYGNFKKFIFIKTQLADTSNIVRNQSSYNIEDIKYQQYLHQKLSTINGEIIILKNNTIIFTSKDVNKIDIEKCLVEANTKFKKKLVEIDATSYMVEVAPISFSDGNRGNVILLAPVFRYSSILEEFIIFIVAIFLISFIALNIYMSFLLSKRIIKPLSLLSIAVGEISKGDLNLEIIEVGDQEIKKLCADFEKMRIQLKDSIRLKMKYDENRTMLVSSISHDLKTPITSIKGYVNGILDGVANTPEKADRYLKTIYSKATQMDIMINDLLLYSKLDLSQLPFNFENTDIMDYFKYCIHESAPELEKSNIEICLENNLDGLKYVKIDRERLMRVILNIIDNSRKYMDKEQGKITIILRETNSSIIIEIRDNGSGIDENDVNKIFDRFYRADAARSEANGSGLGLAIAKQIVEGHGGTIWAVSHENEGTSILMSFGKVSNKGVL, encoded by the coding sequence ATGAATATAAAAAAACGATTGATTTTTTCTAACACTGTAACTGTGATAGTTCCTTTTGTAATTACAATAGTAGCTGCGGTCTTATTTATTTTTATCTCTTCAACCATTTTTAAAAAGGACGTAGGTTATGGTAATTTTAAAAAGTTCATATTCATAAAGACCCAATTAGCTGATACTAGCAATATTGTACGTAATCAAAGTTCTTATAATATAGAGGATATAAAATATCAACAATATTTACATCAAAAGTTATCAACCATAAATGGAGAAATCATAATACTTAAAAACAATACTATTATTTTCACTTCAAAGGACGTAAATAAAATTGACATAGAGAAATGTTTAGTAGAAGCTAATACTAAATTTAAAAAAAAATTAGTAGAAATTGATGCTACATCTTACATGGTAGAAGTAGCTCCAATTAGTTTTAGTGATGGTAACAGAGGTAATGTCATATTACTTGCTCCAGTATTTAGGTATTCAAGCATTCTAGAAGAATTTATTATATTTATAGTTGCAATATTCCTTATATCATTTATAGCACTCAACATATATATGTCCTTTCTACTGTCTAAAAGGATAATAAAGCCCTTATCACTTTTAAGTATAGCTGTAGGAGAAATTAGTAAGGGTGATTTAAATCTAGAAATTATTGAAGTTGGAGATCAAGAAATTAAGAAGTTATGCGCTGATTTTGAAAAGATGAGAATACAACTTAAAGATTCTATCCGCCTCAAAATGAAGTATGACGAGAATAGGACAATGCTCGTTTCTAGTATATCACATGATCTTAAAACACCTATAACATCAATAAAAGGTTATGTTAATGGTATTTTGGATGGGGTTGCTAATACTCCTGAAAAGGCAGATCGATATTTAAAGACCATTTATTCAAAGGCTACGCAGATGGATATTATGATTAATGATTTGCTTTTATATTCCAAGTTAGATCTCAGTCAATTACCTTTTAATTTTGAAAACACAGATATTATGGATTACTTTAAATACTGTATTCATGAAAGTGCACCGGAGCTTGAAAAGTCGAACATAGAAATTTGTTTGGAAAACAATTTAGATGGTTTAAAATACGTTAAGATTGATAGAGAAAGATTAATGAGAGTGATACTAAATATTATTGATAATTCTCGTAAATATATGGATAAAGAGCAAGGTAAAATTACAATTATTCTTAGAGAAACTAATTCTAGCATTATAATTGAAATAAGGGATAATGGTTCTGGTATTGATGAAAATGATGTAAATAAAATTTTTGATAGATTTTACAGAGCAGATGCAGCGAGAAGTGAAGCAAATGGAAGTGGACTTGGACTTGCAATTGCAAAACAAATTGTAGAGGGACACGGTGGCACAATATGGGCTGTGAGTCATGAAAATGAAGGTACAAGTATTTTGATGTCATTTGGGAAAGTATCAAATAAAGGAGTATTATGA
- a CDS encoding ABC transporter permease, translated as MVEFKAALINEIEKLYKRKKIIVAVIISIIVIILGQLSMVVLRSGFGLRGVSSMEFPILVLSVVVNTILPLFTALVTIESFSGEFSQNTMKIVLTRPISRFKFYASKLIAIMLFIIANLLFIMIFSIIAGCLFNSNSATFSSVIKILVSYIVTLIPMVILSIIIAFFANIIKSGIGVFFLSIFVFVMFKGLGVVFYRYSGIFITSMMNWYTLFTMDTVPILKIFLQFMMMISYGIIFFTAGYYIFDKKEF; from the coding sequence ATGGTAGAATTTAAAGCTGCTTTAATAAATGAGATTGAGAAATTATATAAAAGAAAAAAAATTATTGTCGCAGTAATCATATCAATTATTGTAATTATTCTTGGACAGTTATCTATGGTGGTTTTGAGATCTGGGTTTGGACTACGCGGAGTTTCCAGCATGGAATTTCCTATACTGGTTCTCTCAGTAGTTGTAAATACAATATTACCTTTATTTACTGCTCTTGTTACAATTGAGAGTTTCTCAGGGGAGTTTTCACAGAACACTATGAAAATTGTACTAACAAGACCCATCTCACGGTTCAAATTTTATGCATCAAAGTTAATTGCAATTATGTTATTTATCATAGCGAATCTTTTATTTATAATGATTTTTTCAATAATTGCTGGTTGTCTTTTTAATTCAAATTCAGCTACATTTAGTAGCGTTATTAAAATTCTAGTTTCATATATTGTAACCCTGATTCCTATGGTGATATTATCAATAATAATTGCATTTTTTGCAAATATAATTAAAAGTGGTATAGGCGTGTTTTTTCTGTCTATTTTTGTTTTTGTTATGTTTAAAGGATTAGGAGTAGTATTTTACAGATATTCGGGTATATTCATTACATCAATGATGAACTGGTATACGCTATTTACTATGGATACCGTACCTATTTTAAAAATCTTTCTTCAATTTATGATGATGATTAGTTATGGTATAATATTTTTTACAGCAGGATATTATATTTTTGACAAAAAGGAATTTTAA
- a CDS encoding ABC transporter ATP-binding protein, with product MEKVIEIKNLSKVYKNGRGITDINLDIHKGEIFGFLGPNGAGKTTAMKIMTGLIRPDSGDVKILGHSILEDYEQVMKKVGCIIETAETYSYLTAYENLRQVSRYYKDVDDQRIDEVLELTGILKYRNEKPRKFSLGMKQRLGIAAAILARPEVIILDEPLNGLDVEGMIAMRNIVKDLAEKENTTFFISSHLIHDVELTCTHIGVLYNGKMLNVDTMKNILKNYSTLENYFVSEVERNGRI from the coding sequence ATGGAGAAAGTAATTGAGATTAAAAACCTTTCCAAGGTATATAAAAATGGAAGAGGGATAACAGATATAAATCTTGATATACATAAAGGGGAGATTTTTGGATTTCTAGGACCTAATGGTGCTGGGAAAACTACTGCTATGAAAATTATGACTGGACTTATAAGACCAGACAGTGGGGATGTGAAAATCTTAGGACATAGTATACTAGAGGATTATGAACAAGTAATGAAAAAAGTCGGGTGCATTATAGAAACAGCAGAAACCTATTCATACCTAACAGCTTATGAGAACCTAAGGCAAGTCTCAAGATATTATAAGGATGTTGATGATCAGAGAATTGATGAGGTTTTAGAGCTAACAGGTATTCTCAAATACAGAAATGAGAAACCTAGAAAATTCTCGCTTGGAATGAAACAAAGACTAGGAATTGCAGCAGCCATTTTAGCAAGGCCAGAGGTAATTATATTAGATGAACCTTTAAATGGACTTGATGTTGAGGGTATGATTGCTATGAGAAATATAGTGAAGGACCTTGCAGAAAAGGAAAATACAACATTTTTTATATCAAGTCATCTTATTCACGATGTTGAACTTACTTGTACTCATATTGGTGTGTTATACAATGGGAAAATGCTTAATGTTGATACTATGAAGAATATATTAAAAAATTATTCAACACTTGAAAATTATTTTGTTAGTGAGGTAGAGCGAAATGGTAGAATTTAA
- the proC gene encoding pyrroline-5-carboxylate reductase, with product MDKTIGFIGCGNMARAMISGIVKSNLVPSENIIASNPSDKNLSKVKEEHNIIVTNDNIEVAKFSNIVILAVKPYKYIDVIEEIKPYLKKAVVIVTIAAGITLDRMSNLLGEKAKIIRTMPNTPALVSEGMSALCSNINITHDELQDVLKIFESFGKVEILEEKLIDVVPSVSGSSPAYVYMFIEALGDGAVLQGMPRGKAYKMAAQAVLGAAKMVLETGEHPGKLKDDVCSPGGTTIEAVYTLEKNNFRGTVISAMESCTEKAIKMGKN from the coding sequence ATGGATAAAACAATAGGATTTATAGGCTGTGGGAATATGGCAAGAGCTATGATAAGTGGAATAGTTAAATCAAATTTAGTCCCTAGCGAAAATATAATAGCAAGTAATCCATCGGATAAAAATTTAAGTAAGGTAAAAGAAGAACATAATATTATAGTAACAAATGATAACATAGAAGTTGCAAAGTTTTCTAATATAGTAATACTTGCTGTAAAGCCTTATAAATACATTGATGTAATTGAGGAAATAAAACCATATTTAAAGAAGGCTGTGGTTATAGTAACTATTGCAGCAGGAATAACTTTAGATCGTATGAGTAATTTATTAGGGGAGAAAGCAAAAATTATAAGAACTATGCCTAATACTCCAGCGCTTGTTTCTGAGGGGATGAGTGCTCTTTGTTCAAATATAAATATAACTCATGATGAATTACAAGATGTATTAAAAATATTTGAAAGCTTTGGAAAGGTAGAAATATTAGAGGAAAAACTTATTGACGTGGTTCCGTCGGTTAGTGGTTCATCTCCGGCTTATGTGTATATGTTTATTGAAGCCCTAGGAGATGGTGCAGTACTTCAAGGAATGCCAAGAGGCAAAGCTTATAAAATGGCAGCACAGGCAGTACTAGGCGCTGCTAAAATGGTACTTGAGACTGGTGAACATCCAGGTAAACTTAAAGATGATGTATGTTCACCAGGTGGAACTACTATAGAGGCAGTTTACACATTAGAAAAGAATAATTTTAGAGGTACTGTAATTTCAGCTATGGAGAGTTGCACGGAGAAGGCAATAAAAATGGGTAAAAATTAA
- a CDS encoding small, acid-soluble spore protein, alpha/beta type yields the protein MSHKDNKNSKDNKKASQKTKKELDKMRMETANEIGVSKESKKLGKETK from the coding sequence ATGTCACATAAAGACAACAAAAACAGTAAAGACAATAAAAAAGCTAGTCAAAAAACGAAAAAAGAATTAGATAAAATGAGAATGGAAACTGCTAATGAAATAGGTGTTTCTAAAGAATCTAAAAAATTAGGAAAAGAAACAAAATAA
- a CDS encoding DegV family protein produces the protein MSKTHSEIILVIDSGCDLPLEYIKQDNIIPLGLICNFKGEAIEDDFGEKFIRKDFYDALRQGETPSTSQINSQIYLDVFKKYVLLKKSIIYIALSSALTGTINSANIARETILEDFPDADIRIVDSKCASLGQGLLTYYAYEMLKSGKSTGEIVRWLEENKLRINHWFTVNDLNHLKRGGRISSSAAAVGTLLNIKPVLFVDNEGRLIPFSKCRGRKKAISTLVQKFKEKSDPSIKQVIAISHGDCLQDALALELLLRENGNVKDVILNYVGTAVGSHVGPEMLGIFFIANER, from the coding sequence ATGAGTAAAACACATAGTGAAATAATTCTAGTAATAGATTCAGGATGCGATTTACCATTAGAATATATCAAACAGGATAATATAATACCATTAGGGTTGATTTGTAACTTTAAAGGTGAAGCAATAGAAGATGATTTTGGAGAGAAATTTATCCGCAAAGATTTTTATGATGCTTTAAGGCAGGGGGAAACGCCTAGTACATCACAAATTAATAGCCAAATATATTTAGATGTATTTAAAAAGTATGTTTTACTAAAAAAGTCTATAATATATATTGCATTGTCTTCTGCGTTAACTGGAACTATTAATAGCGCAAATATAGCAAGAGAAACTATACTTGAAGATTTTCCGGATGCTGATATAAGAATAGTAGATAGTAAATGTGCAAGCCTGGGACAGGGACTTTTAACATATTATGCATATGAAATGTTGAAGAGTGGAAAATCTACAGGAGAGATAGTTAGATGGCTTGAGGAGAATAAACTGAGAATAAATCATTGGTTTACGGTTAATGATTTAAATCATTTAAAAAGAGGTGGAAGGATATCTAGTTCTGCAGCAGCTGTTGGTACATTACTAAATATAAAACCTGTTTTATTTGTTGACAACGAAGGTAGGCTTATACCATTCTCTAAGTGTAGGGGAAGAAAAAAAGCAATAAGTACTTTAGTACAAAAGTTTAAGGAAAAGTCAGATCCAAGCATTAAGCAAGTTATTGCAATAAGTCATGGAGATTGCCTTCAAGATGCATTAGCTTTAGAATTATTACTTAGAGAAAATGGAAATGTTAAGGATGTTATTTTAAATTATGTTGGTACGGCAGTAGGGTCACATGTAGGACCAGAGATGTTAGGAATATTTTTTATAGCGAATGAAAGATAA
- a CDS encoding acetyl-CoA carboxylase carboxyltransferase subunit alpha produces the protein MVTLPFEKNMYELKSKIDELKNLAKDQNMDLDKEIRQMEIKLYNMQKEAYKNLTAWDKVSIARLVERPTALDYINKIFDSFIELHGDRYYGDDASIVGGIAEFNGIPVTVIAQQKGNNTKENIKRNFGMPNPEGYRKALRLMKQAEKFKRPVICFVDTPGAYCGLGAEERGQGEAIARNLMYMSTLKTPIISIVIGEGGSGGALAMAVADEVWMLEHAIYSILSPEGFASILYKDASLAGEAASAMKITAQDLINYEIIDRIIKEPLGGAHTNIDEMSISIKRNLEEAIGRLKCESIESLLTKRYYKFRKIGKVVE, from the coding sequence ATGGTAACTTTACCTTTTGAAAAGAACATGTATGAACTTAAAAGTAAAATAGATGAGCTAAAAAATTTAGCAAAAGATCAAAATATGGATTTAGATAAAGAGATAAGACAGATGGAAATAAAGCTCTATAATATGCAAAAGGAAGCCTATAAAAATTTAACTGCTTGGGATAAAGTAAGTATTGCAAGGCTAGTGGAACGTCCGACTGCTCTTGATTATATAAATAAAATTTTTGATTCATTTATTGAGTTACATGGCGATAGGTATTATGGAGACGATGCTTCAATTGTGGGTGGAATCGCAGAGTTTAATGGTATACCTGTAACTGTTATAGCGCAGCAAAAGGGAAATAACACAAAGGAAAATATAAAGAGAAATTTTGGTATGCCAAATCCTGAAGGATATAGAAAAGCTTTAAGACTTATGAAACAGGCAGAAAAATTTAAAAGACCTGTTATTTGTTTTGTTGATACTCCGGGGGCATATTGTGGATTAGGTGCAGAAGAAAGAGGTCAAGGTGAAGCAATAGCTAGAAATCTTATGTATATGTCAACTTTAAAAACACCAATAATTTCAATAGTCATTGGTGAAGGTGGAAGTGGTGGAGCTTTAGCAATGGCTGTAGCGGATGAAGTTTGGATGCTCGAACATGCAATTTACTCTATTTTATCACCAGAAGGTTTTGCTAGTATATTATATAAAGATGCAAGTCTTGCGGGTGAAGCAGCGAGTGCCATGAAAATAACAGCTCAGGATTTGATAAATTACGAAATAATAGATAGAATTATAAAAGAACCTCTAGGCGGAGCACATACTAATATAGATGAGATGTCAATTAGTATTAAACGCAATTTAGAGGAAGCAATTGGTAGATTAAAATGTGAATCAATAGAATCCCTTCTTACCAAGAGATATTATAAGTTTAGAAAGATTGGTAAGGTAGTAGAATAA
- the accD gene encoding acetyl-CoA carboxylase, carboxyltransferase subunit beta, producing MFEFKRIFKKSKYIEVKNLENEDGDKKPNIPSGMWVKCETCGKILYKKDLESSIMTCDNCRTHFRIGCRERIDYTIDKGTFKEYDEFMISGNPIDFKGYTEKLQTIRDKTLLNEAVITGEGKINGQDTLIAVMDSNFMMGSMGSVVGEKITRVIEKATESKKPIIIFTASGGARMQEGIFSLMQMAKTSAAIARHNESGNLYITVLTDPTTGGVTASFATLGDIILAEPNALIGFAGKRVIEQTLKQQLPEGFQRAEFLLEKGFIDKIVDRKVMKETLAQILKLHL from the coding sequence ATGTTTGAGTTTAAACGTATATTTAAAAAGAGTAAATATATTGAGGTTAAAAATTTAGAAAATGAAGATGGCGATAAAAAACCTAATATCCCTTCAGGAATGTGGGTTAAATGCGAAACCTGTGGTAAAATTCTTTATAAAAAGGATTTGGAGAGTAGCATAATGACCTGTGATAATTGTAGAACCCATTTCAGAATAGGGTGTCGCGAAAGAATAGATTATACCATAGATAAAGGTACTTTTAAAGAATATGATGAATTTATGATATCAGGTAACCCTATAGATTTTAAGGGATATACGGAGAAACTTCAAACTATACGTGATAAAACTTTATTAAACGAAGCAGTAATAACCGGAGAAGGAAAGATAAACGGGCAAGATACGCTAATTGCGGTGATGGATAGTAATTTTATGATGGGAAGTATGGGCTCTGTAGTTGGAGAGAAAATTACGAGGGTTATTGAAAAAGCAACAGAGAGCAAAAAACCAATTATTATATTTACAGCCTCAGGGGGAGCTAGGATGCAGGAGGGTATATTTTCTCTAATGCAAATGGCTAAAACAAGTGCTGCTATTGCAAGACATAATGAAAGCGGTAACCTTTATATAACTGTTCTTACAGACCCAACCACAGGTGGAGTTACAGCAAGTTTCGCAACTCTTGGAGATATAATCCTTGCAGAGCCTAATGCACTAATAGGTTTCGCAGGAAAAAGAGTTATAGAGCAGACATTAAAGCAGCAATTGCCTGAGGGGTTTCAAAGGGCCGAATTTTTGCTTGAGAAGGGTTTTATAGACAAAATAGTGGATAGAAAAGTTATGAAGGAAACTTTAGCGCAGATATTGAAACTTCATTTATAG